A part of Desulfotomaculum nigrificans DSM 574 genomic DNA contains:
- the rsfS gene encoding ribosome silencing factor, translating to MALSPKEIVDIAHQAADDKKAKDITVLDISHISIICDYFLICTGGSRTQVQSVAEHIEEKLEEAGVKPLRKEGFREGTWILLDYGDVVVHVFQEMERDFYNLERLWGDAQVVEISAKA from the coding sequence TTGGCACTAAGCCCTAAGGAGATTGTTGATATTGCTCATCAAGCAGCGGACGACAAGAAAGCTAAGGATATCACGGTGCTGGATATCAGTCATATCTCTATTATTTGTGATTATTTTTTAATTTGCACCGGTGGTTCCCGCACTCAGGTCCAGTCCGTGGCTGAACACATTGAAGAGAAGTTAGAGGAGGCAGGGGTTAAGCCTTTACGTAAGGAAGGCTTTCGGGAAGGTACCTGGATTTTGCTGGACTATGGTGATGTAGTGGTGCATGTTTTCCAGGAGATGGAACGGGATTTTTATAACCTGGAGCGGTTATGGGGTGACGCCCAGGTGGTGGAAATTTCCGCCAAAGCATAA
- a CDS encoding AMP-binding protein: MQKLDRITVGGLLDRIATKFPDHDALVYTDRNLRYTYHQFNQLCRQVAKGLMALGLKRGEHIAIWATNVPEWVTLQFATGKMGAVLVTVNTNYKTFEVEYLLKQSDTTTLVMIGGTKTSNYINIINELCPELRDSQPGKLNSARLPMLKNVIFIGEDTPAGMWNWRDILAMANQVTDEELDARQASLDPDDCINMQYTSGTTGFPKGVMLTHFNIINNAHSIADCMNFTEQDKLCIPVPFFHCFGCVLGTMTCVVSGATMVPVEVFHPVRVLETIEQERCTAVHGVPTMFIMELEELDKKKYDTSSLRTGIMAGSPCPIEVMKAVVNRMGAREITITYGQTEASPAITMTRTDDPIDLRVTTVGRTIPNVEAKILDPETGAECPPGVQGEICARGYNVMKGYYKMPEATAQAIDANGWLHTGDLGVMDHNGYFKITGRLKDMIIRGGENIYPREIEEFLYTHPLVKDVQVVGVPSAKYGEEVLAFIQPKEGANLTKEEIQAYCQNKIAKYKIPSYVLFTDSYPTTASGKVQKYRLREKAIRELGLEELANIETA, encoded by the coding sequence ATGCAAAAACTTGACAGAATTACCGTGGGTGGTTTGTTGGATCGTATCGCGACAAAATTCCCAGACCATGATGCACTGGTATATACAGATAGAAATCTCCGTTACACCTATCACCAATTTAACCAACTTTGCCGTCAGGTGGCTAAGGGTTTAATGGCCCTGGGCCTAAAAAGGGGTGAACACATTGCCATCTGGGCCACCAATGTACCCGAATGGGTGACCCTGCAATTTGCCACCGGCAAAATGGGTGCTGTGCTGGTTACTGTCAATACTAACTATAAAACCTTTGAAGTAGAGTACCTGTTAAAGCAGTCGGATACCACTACCCTGGTGATGATTGGTGGTACCAAGACATCCAACTATATTAACATCATTAATGAATTATGCCCGGAACTCCGGGACAGCCAACCGGGCAAGCTAAATTCCGCCCGGCTGCCAATGCTAAAGAATGTTATTTTTATCGGTGAAGATACTCCGGCAGGTATGTGGAACTGGCGGGATATCTTAGCAATGGCTAACCAAGTGACTGATGAAGAACTGGATGCCAGGCAGGCCAGTCTTGACCCGGATGACTGTATTAACATGCAATACACCTCTGGTACCACCGGATTTCCCAAAGGGGTTATGCTGACTCATTTTAATATTATCAACAATGCCCACAGTATTGCTGATTGTATGAATTTTACCGAGCAAGATAAACTTTGCATACCGGTTCCTTTTTTCCATTGCTTTGGCTGTGTGCTGGGCACCATGACCTGCGTTGTTTCAGGAGCCACGATGGTTCCGGTGGAGGTGTTCCACCCGGTGCGGGTACTGGAAACTATCGAACAGGAGCGCTGTACCGCCGTACATGGCGTGCCTACCATGTTTATCATGGAACTTGAGGAACTAGACAAGAAAAAATATGATACCAGCAGCTTGCGCACAGGTATTATGGCCGGTTCGCCCTGCCCCATTGAAGTAATGAAAGCGGTGGTTAACCGTATGGGGGCCAGGGAGATCACCATCACCTACGGTCAAACTGAGGCTTCCCCGGCCATTACCATGACCAGAACTGATGATCCCATCGACTTAAGGGTTACCACAGTTGGCCGGACTATTCCCAATGTGGAAGCTAAAATCCTTGATCCGGAAACCGGTGCAGAATGTCCGCCGGGGGTACAGGGAGAGATCTGCGCCAGGGGTTACAATGTGATGAAAGGGTACTACAAGATGCCGGAAGCAACCGCCCAGGCCATTGATGCAAATGGCTGGCTGCATACCGGTGATTTGGGGGTGATGGATCATAACGGCTACTTTAAAATCACCGGGCGGTTAAAGGATATGATTATACGTGGCGGGGAAAACATTTACCCCCGAGAAATTGAGGAGTTTCTTTATACCCACCCACTGGTTAAGGATGTCCAGGTGGTGGGGGTTCCCAGTGCTAAATATGGTGAAGAGGTGCTGGCCTTTATTCAGCCCAAAGAAGGCGCTAATTTAACCAAGGAAGAAATTCAGGCTTATTGTCAGAATAAAATTGCCAAGTATAAAATACCATCATATGTATTGTTCACGGATAGCTATCCCACCACTGCCAGTGGAAAAGTTCAGAAATATCGGCTGAGGGAGAAAGCCATCAGGGAACTGGGGTTAGAGGAGTTAGCCAATATTGAAACTGCTTAG
- the leuS gene encoding leucine--tRNA ligase: MKEQYDFKEIEAKWQQYWEKQNIYQVPDYSDRPKYYCLEMFPYPSGKLHMGHVRNYSIGDVVARFKNMQGYHVLHPMGWDAFGLPAENAAIKNGIPPATWTWDNIAHMRSQLKQLGLSYDWQREVATCHPEYYKWGQWLFLQLYKRGLCYKKHARVNWCPDCATVLANEQVVEGGCERCGATVEQRELDQWFFRITDYAQRLLDDLKLLEGWPDKVKIMQENWIGRSEGAELTFKVEGSDDEITVFTTRPDTVYGVTYMVLAAEHPLVAKLSAGKPQEAQVAEFVNRVGKLTELARTSNEKEGVFIGAYCINPFNGDKVPILAANYVLYHYGTGAVMGVPAHDERDFEFARKYNLPIKPVIKPVNGEELVAENMTEAYTGPGVMVNSGPFDGTPNQQGIKKVIEYAEQKGIGRGLVNFRLRDWLISRQRYWGTPIPIIYCDKCGVVPVPEDQLPVLLPTDVAFKPTGESPLKGDPEFVHTTCPQCGGPAQRETDTMDTFVDSSWYYLRYTSPRDTEQAWDKQKANHWMSVDQYIGGVEHAILHLLYSRFFTKVFYDLGLVDVQEPFKNLLTQGMVLKDGAKMSKSKGNVVSPEEIVDRYGADTARLFILFAAPPERDLEWSDRGVEGSHRFLNRVWRLVYSVKDEVAAAPAIDPKANFVGVHKEMRRLTHYAIKKVTEDVSGRFNFNTAISTIMELVNGIYTYRDKVAAVERNSSVLAEAINSMIILLAPFAPHISEELWAATGHKESVHKQPWLVYDPAALVEDEVEIVVQINGKVRDRMNIPAGLSAAEMQQVVLAKDSVQQLISGKQVVKIIPVPGKLINIVVK; encoded by the coding sequence TTGAAGGAGCAATATGACTTCAAGGAAATAGAAGCTAAATGGCAACAGTACTGGGAGAAACAAAATATTTACCAAGTGCCCGATTACTCGGACCGTCCTAAATATTATTGTTTGGAAATGTTTCCTTATCCCTCCGGTAAGTTGCACATGGGTCACGTGAGAAACTATTCCATAGGTGATGTGGTGGCCCGCTTTAAGAACATGCAGGGATACCATGTACTGCACCCGATGGGCTGGGACGCCTTTGGTTTGCCGGCGGAAAACGCCGCCATTAAAAATGGTATTCCCCCGGCCACCTGGACTTGGGATAACATAGCCCATATGAGATCCCAACTAAAACAACTGGGCTTAAGCTATGATTGGCAGCGGGAAGTGGCCACCTGCCACCCGGAATACTATAAATGGGGCCAGTGGTTGTTCCTGCAATTGTATAAAAGAGGATTGTGCTATAAAAAACACGCCCGGGTCAACTGGTGCCCGGACTGCGCCACTGTGTTAGCCAACGAGCAGGTGGTGGAAGGCGGTTGCGAGCGCTGCGGTGCCACTGTGGAGCAAAGGGAACTGGATCAGTGGTTCTTCCGCATCACCGATTACGCTCAGCGGCTGCTTGACGATCTTAAATTACTGGAAGGCTGGCCGGATAAAGTTAAAATCATGCAGGAAAACTGGATTGGCCGCAGTGAAGGCGCTGAGTTAACCTTTAAAGTAGAAGGCAGCGATGATGAGATTACTGTATTTACCACCCGGCCCGATACAGTTTATGGTGTCACCTATATGGTACTGGCCGCCGAACACCCCCTGGTGGCCAAATTATCCGCCGGCAAACCCCAGGAGGCCCAGGTGGCTGAGTTTGTCAACCGGGTAGGAAAGCTCACGGAATTGGCCCGCACCAGTAACGAAAAGGAAGGCGTGTTTATCGGCGCATACTGCATTAACCCATTTAATGGGGATAAGGTGCCTATTTTGGCTGCCAACTATGTTCTGTACCACTACGGTACCGGTGCGGTTATGGGTGTGCCGGCCCACGATGAAAGGGACTTTGAATTTGCCCGTAAGTATAATTTGCCGATTAAACCGGTAATTAAGCCGGTAAATGGTGAAGAGCTGGTGGCCGAAAACATGACCGAAGCCTACACTGGACCCGGGGTGATGGTTAATTCCGGGCCCTTTGACGGCACCCCCAACCAGCAGGGCATTAAAAAGGTAATTGAATATGCCGAGCAAAAGGGTATCGGCAGGGGATTGGTGAACTTCCGGCTGCGTGACTGGCTGATCTCCCGTCAGCGCTACTGGGGTACCCCTATTCCAATTATATATTGTGATAAATGTGGTGTTGTACCGGTGCCGGAGGATCAACTGCCGGTACTGTTGCCCACCGATGTAGCCTTTAAACCCACTGGGGAATCCCCCTTAAAGGGCGATCCGGAGTTTGTGCACACCACCTGTCCCCAATGTGGTGGCCCGGCCCAGCGGGAGACCGACACGATGGACACCTTTGTTGATTCATCCTGGTATTATCTCCGTTATACCAGCCCCCGGGATACCGAGCAGGCCTGGGATAAGCAAAAGGCTAATCACTGGATGTCGGTGGACCAATATATCGGCGGGGTGGAACATGCCATTTTGCACCTACTTTATTCCCGGTTCTTTACCAAGGTCTTCTATGACCTGGGACTGGTGGATGTACAAGAGCCCTTTAAAAACCTGTTAACCCAAGGTATGGTGTTAAAGGACGGGGCTAAAATGTCCAAATCCAAGGGTAATGTGGTAAGCCCTGAGGAAATTGTGGATCGTTACGGCGCCGATACCGCCAGACTGTTCATTCTGTTTGCCGCTCCGCCGGAAAGGGATTTAGAGTGGAGCGACCGGGGGGTTGAGGGAAGTCACCGCTTCCTGAACCGGGTATGGCGGTTGGTATATTCGGTGAAGGACGAAGTGGCTGCTGCTCCGGCCATTGACCCGAAGGCCAACTTTGTTGGTGTGCATAAAGAAATGCGCCGGTTAACTCACTATGCCATTAAGAAAGTAACCGAAGATGTCAGCGGCAGGTTTAACTTTAATACCGCTATCAGTACCATTATGGAACTGGTGAACGGTATTTACACCTACCGGGATAAAGTGGCTGCGGTTGAACGTAACAGCTCCGTGTTGGCCGAGGCCATTAACAGTATGATTATTCTGCTGGCTCCCTTTGCCCCTCACATTTCCGAAGAGTTGTGGGCAGCCACCGGCCATAAGGAAAGTGTACATAAGCAGCCCTGGCTGGTTTATGACCCGGCTGCCCTGGTGGAAGATGAAGTGGAGATTGTGGTGCAGATCAACGGCAAGGTCAGGGATCGTATGAACATTCCCGCCGGACTGTCAGCCGCCGAAATGCAACAGGTGGTGCTGGCCAAAGATTCAGTGCAGCAATTAATTTCCGGTAAGCAAGTGGTGAAAATCATTCCAGTACCAGGAAAATTAATTAATATTGTAGTAAAATAG
- a CDS encoding NAD(P)-dependent sugar dehydrogenase — MKTALVKSPNKILFKNEQQPPSPGPQEALIRVRYCGVCGSDIAVAYHTAEDWTHIGHEAVGEVVAVGESVIHLKEGDSVAVECSTTCGLCDHCLRGRSVNCSNITNIYGKFSGFSEYICVPAKNVIPFQDLDFEQAVLIEPLSVALCMVDLADISINDDVLIIGPGPLGLMALATVKHMGARSVSIVGRSGSRARMALAKELGANRVISLNGSSTAEAVLTTCQGLGFDKILITAHPSTISDAVKLANPGAIISYIGYAHGKGNIVQFDADLFHAKHLTLKAYDGPTRCFPEAIDLLSKGVINHKQFVTHWFDLANLQQAITTAAEDKENAIKVIVKI; from the coding sequence ATGAAAACAGCTCTGGTAAAAAGTCCGAATAAAATACTTTTTAAAAATGAGCAACAACCACCTAGCCCGGGTCCACAGGAAGCATTAATTCGCGTCAGATATTGTGGTGTTTGCGGTTCGGATATAGCCGTTGCATACCATACGGCAGAGGATTGGACTCACATAGGACATGAAGCAGTGGGCGAGGTAGTTGCAGTTGGCGAATCCGTGATTCATCTAAAGGAAGGGGATTCAGTGGCCGTTGAGTGCAGCACTACCTGTGGCTTATGTGATCATTGCCTGAGGGGGCGCTCCGTTAACTGCTCAAATATTACCAATATTTACGGTAAATTCTCCGGGTTCAGCGAATATATCTGTGTTCCAGCTAAGAATGTTATTCCTTTTCAGGATCTTGATTTTGAACAAGCTGTTTTGATCGAACCACTAAGCGTTGCCCTTTGTATGGTTGATCTAGCTGATATTTCTATCAATGATGATGTACTAATCATAGGTCCTGGACCACTGGGACTCATGGCTCTGGCTACGGTTAAACATATGGGAGCACGCTCGGTAAGTATTGTTGGTCGTTCCGGCAGCCGGGCCCGCATGGCTCTGGCAAAAGAATTGGGTGCAAACAGGGTAATATCTCTTAACGGTTCCAGTACTGCAGAAGCAGTGCTCACAACCTGTCAGGGGCTTGGTTTTGACAAAATTCTTATAACTGCTCACCCTTCCACTATTTCCGATGCTGTGAAACTGGCCAACCCAGGTGCCATTATTTCATACATTGGATATGCTCATGGCAAAGGAAACATTGTTCAGTTTGACGCAGATTTATTTCATGCCAAACACCTAACCCTGAAGGCCTACGATGGTCCCACTCGCTGTTTTCCAGAGGCCATTGATCTTTTATCCAAAGGCGTCATAAATCATAAACAATTTGTGACTCATTGGTTCGATCTGGCTAATCTACAACAAGCAATTACTACTGCCGCAGAGGATAAAGAAAATGCTATTAAAGTAATAGTTAAAATTTAG
- a CDS encoding tagaturonate reductase translates to MKLTQELLSADFKFPEDLEVPQYGEAPERILQFGEGNFMRAFVDWMVHQLNQQGFFHGRVVVVQPIPHGLVSLINEQDGLYTLFLRGIQEGKVVEKKQVISSLSRGLNPYEDWQGFLACAENPDMRFIFSNTTEAGISYLKEDFVEGQPLISYPGKLAAFLYHRYKRFQGDPARGMLIFPCELIDRNGDNLKKIVLQLAREWKLPQDFVDWVENHNFFFNTLVDRIVTGYPRAEIQEINEYLGYEDNLVDAGEIFHLWVIEGDKRFSEELPFHKIGLNVLWVDDVTPYRDRKVHILNGAHTMTVPVAYLYGLDTVKEAVEDPVIGEFMYRGIFEEVIPTLKLPEEEKVKFANDVLERFRNPFIRHYLIDIALNSTSKFKTRCLPTLLAYVKLKNSLPKMLSFSLAALMAFYRGNRIEDNTLLAIRQKGDYKVKDNKEALEFFVETWSTFDSTDGEFLKEVVQKVLGNSLMWGMDLNNIPELTDKVTVYLQDIINLGMTEAVQKILDMR, encoded by the coding sequence ATGAAATTAACCCAAGAATTGTTATCAGCAGATTTTAAATTTCCTGAAGATTTAGAAGTGCCACAATACGGAGAAGCACCAGAAAGAATTTTGCAGTTTGGCGAAGGGAACTTCATGCGGGCCTTTGTGGATTGGATGGTTCATCAATTAAACCAGCAAGGGTTTTTCCACGGGAGAGTGGTAGTTGTTCAGCCGATTCCGCACGGGCTGGTATCGTTGATTAACGAACAAGACGGCTTGTACACGTTGTTTCTACGGGGTATTCAAGAGGGCAAGGTAGTGGAAAAGAAACAAGTTATCTCTTCTCTTAGTCGTGGTCTGAATCCTTATGAAGATTGGCAAGGTTTTTTGGCCTGTGCTGAGAACCCGGACATGCGTTTTATTTTTTCCAACACCACCGAGGCAGGGATTTCCTATCTTAAAGAAGATTTTGTGGAAGGTCAGCCGTTAATATCTTATCCAGGCAAGCTGGCTGCTTTTTTGTATCATCGTTACAAACGTTTTCAAGGGGACCCGGCCAGGGGAATGTTAATCTTTCCCTGCGAGTTGATCGACCGTAATGGAGATAATCTAAAGAAAATTGTTTTACAGTTGGCCAGGGAATGGAAGTTACCCCAGGATTTTGTAGATTGGGTAGAAAATCATAACTTTTTCTTCAATACTTTGGTGGACCGTATTGTTACCGGCTATCCCAGGGCAGAAATTCAGGAAATCAACGAATACCTGGGTTATGAGGATAACCTGGTGGATGCAGGTGAAATCTTCCATCTCTGGGTGATTGAAGGTGATAAAAGATTTAGTGAGGAGCTGCCGTTCCACAAGATTGGTTTAAATGTTCTTTGGGTAGATGATGTAACCCCCTACCGTGACCGGAAGGTACATATTTTAAATGGTGCCCACACCATGACAGTACCGGTAGCTTATCTTTATGGGTTGGACACCGTTAAAGAGGCTGTTGAAGATCCTGTTATAGGTGAATTTATGTACAGGGGAATTTTTGAAGAAGTTATTCCTACCCTGAAATTGCCCGAAGAAGAGAAGGTTAAGTTTGCCAACGATGTGCTCGAGCGCTTCCGTAATCCATTTATTCGCCATTACCTGATTGATATTGCATTAAACTCAACCTCTAAGTTCAAAACCCGTTGCCTTCCTACTTTATTGGCATATGTAAAACTTAAAAATAGTTTGCCTAAGATGTTGAGCTTCTCCCTGGCGGCATTGATGGCCTTTTACCGTGGCAACCGTATTGAAGACAATACTCTACTAGCAATTCGCCAGAAAGGTGACTATAAAGTTAAGGACAATAAGGAAGCTCTGGAGTTTTTCGTGGAAACTTGGTCAACCTTTGACTCCACAGACGGGGAGTTCTTAAAGGAAGTAGTCCAGAAGGTGCTGGGTAACTCTTTAATGTGGGGTATGGACCTTAACAATATACCTGAGTTAACTGATAAAGTAACCGTTTACCTGCAAGACATTATCAATCTTGGCATGACTGAGGCTGTCCAAAAAATCCTTGACATGAGGTAA
- a CDS encoding UxaA family hydrolase, with the protein MEKEFGLLQIHSNDNVAVAMRNLLAGERILVAGKTLQILEDIPTGHKVALVDITPGTQVIKYGYSIGKATNFIPAGSWVHTNNLTTGLDGLVEYHYNPQSVNVVENQNKEMFFDGYLRENGQAGIRNEIWIINTVGCCNKVAEELSRRAMERFKGRKIDGVFQFSHPYGCSQLGQDHRNTQKILAGLVQHPNAGGVLVLGLGCENNHIEEFKRVLGPYDPDRVKFLNTQDVEDELSEGLLLLEKLVDHAERYERVRVPVAKLIIGLKCGGSDAFSGITANPLVGEISDRLISAGGSSLLTEVPEMFGAETILMNRAADEAVFQKTVQLINDFKQYFLNHNQVIYENPSPGNKKGGITTLEEKSLGCTQKGGRGKVVDVLNYGERVSVPGLNLLSGPGNDMVAVTALAAAGAQLILFTTGRGTPLGGPVPTVKISSNSDLARRKANWIDFNAGQLLEGKAMSELSDEFWNYILSVASGKLHTKNEENNYREIAIFKDGVTL; encoded by the coding sequence ATGGAAAAAGAGTTTGGATTGTTACAAATTCATAGCAATGACAATGTAGCTGTAGCCATGCGTAATCTTTTAGCCGGAGAGAGAATTTTAGTCGCTGGAAAGACATTACAAATCTTAGAAGACATCCCAACAGGGCATAAAGTGGCTCTGGTGGATATTACTCCAGGAACTCAAGTGATTAAATACGGATATTCCATAGGGAAGGCAACAAATTTTATTCCTGCAGGGAGTTGGGTTCACACCAACAATCTGACAACCGGGTTGGATGGATTGGTGGAATATCATTATAATCCCCAATCTGTTAATGTGGTTGAAAATCAGAATAAAGAAATGTTTTTTGATGGTTATTTAAGAGAAAACGGACAGGCGGGAATTAGAAACGAAATCTGGATTATCAATACCGTAGGTTGCTGTAATAAAGTGGCAGAAGAACTTTCCCGCCGGGCTATGGAACGTTTTAAAGGACGGAAAATTGACGGAGTCTTTCAATTTTCCCATCCCTACGGCTGTTCGCAGCTAGGGCAGGACCACCGTAATACCCAGAAGATACTGGCTGGGCTGGTTCAGCATCCGAATGCCGGGGGAGTGTTAGTGCTGGGGCTGGGGTGTGAAAATAATCATATTGAAGAGTTTAAGCGTGTGCTGGGGCCTTATGATCCTGACCGGGTAAAATTCTTAAATACGCAGGATGTTGAAGATGAATTGTCAGAGGGTCTGTTGCTGCTGGAAAAGCTGGTAGACCATGCAGAACGATATGAACGGGTTCGGGTACCAGTGGCGAAATTGATTATAGGGCTTAAATGCGGTGGTTCTGATGCTTTTTCCGGTATTACCGCCAACCCTCTGGTGGGAGAAATCTCTGACAGGCTTATTTCAGCAGGTGGAAGTTCGCTGCTGACCGAGGTTCCTGAAATGTTTGGGGCTGAAACCATATTAATGAACCGGGCTGCGGATGAAGCGGTGTTTCAAAAGACCGTTCAGTTAATTAATGATTTCAAACAGTATTTTCTCAATCATAATCAGGTGATCTATGAAAATCCTTCGCCCGGTAATAAAAAAGGTGGTATCACGACCCTGGAAGAAAAATCCTTGGGCTGTACCCAAAAGGGTGGCAGGGGAAAAGTAGTGGATGTTTTGAATTATGGAGAGAGAGTATCTGTTCCAGGTTTAAATTTGCTCAGCGGTCCGGGCAATGATATGGTAGCAGTTACTGCCCTGGCGGCAGCCGGAGCCCAATTGATTCTTTTCACTACCGGTAGGGGAACCCCCCTGGGCGGGCCGGTACCTACCGTGAAAATATCCTCTAACTCCGACCTAGCCCGGCGTAAGGCTAACTGGATTGACTTTAATGCCGGTCAACTTTTAGAAGGAAAAGCCATGTCTGAACTAAGCGATGAATTTTGGAATTACATTTTAAGTGTTGCCTCTGGTAAGTTACATACCAAAAACGAAGAGAATAACTACCGGGAAATTGCCATATTTAAAGATGGAGTGACTCTTTGA
- a CDS encoding LacI family DNA-binding transcriptional regulator, whose product MTTIYDIARRANVSIATVSRVLNNGPGVKEETRQRVQEVIKEFNYSPNVMAVALTSKKTYTLGLLIPDIANPFFGELARGVEDRANYYGFNVIICNTDNKPHKESDYLRLLSQKRIDGLVYAAAETGNQGIKEVTRKGFPVVLLAREIDGLNLDAVLVDNVGAAYVATKHLVDLGHRKIALVTESLKIQSSRDRQKGYLKVLSEEGIVTIPEYQIFNVGSMMAGKEAATKLLTLTNPPSAVVAFNDMVAIGVMEGAKEMGFKIPQDLSVIGFDDTIIASVTDPPLTTMAQPIYQMGSYAIDRLVGLIKGEGGGVKRLVLEARLVVRRSTTPA is encoded by the coding sequence GTGACAACAATTTACGACATTGCGAGGAGGGCAAATGTCTCCATTGCTACGGTTTCTCGTGTATTGAACAATGGCCCTGGTGTTAAAGAGGAAACAAGACAACGGGTTCAGGAAGTAATAAAAGAATTTAATTACTCACCAAATGTTATGGCAGTGGCTCTTACAAGTAAAAAAACCTACACCCTGGGTTTGCTTATTCCAGATATTGCTAACCCATTCTTTGGGGAACTGGCCCGGGGGGTAGAAGATCGAGCCAATTACTACGGGTTTAACGTGATTATCTGTAACACGGATAATAAGCCTCATAAAGAAAGTGATTACCTGCGTCTGCTTAGTCAAAAAAGGATAGACGGATTGGTATACGCCGCAGCAGAAACAGGTAATCAAGGGATAAAAGAAGTGACCAGGAAAGGTTTTCCGGTTGTCCTTCTGGCCCGTGAAATTGACGGTCTAAATTTGGACGCGGTTCTGGTTGATAACGTGGGTGCTGCATATGTTGCTACCAAACACCTGGTAGACTTAGGACACAGGAAAATAGCACTTGTCACTGAGAGTTTAAAAATCCAATCCAGCCGTGACCGCCAGAAAGGTTACCTGAAGGTTCTTTCAGAAGAAGGCATTGTTACCATACCGGAGTACCAAATTTTTAATGTTGGTAGTATGATGGCAGGCAAGGAAGCAGCAACGAAGTTGCTGACTCTGACAAATCCACCCTCTGCTGTTGTAGCCTTCAATGACATGGTAGCCATTGGGGTTATGGAAGGAGCTAAAGAGATGGGGTTTAAAATTCCTCAAGATCTTTCGGTGATTGGTTTTGATGACACCATTATTGCCTCTGTTACCGATCCCCCGTTAACTACAATGGCCCAGCCTATTTATCAGATGGGAAGTTATGCCATAGACAGGTTGGTAGGACTCATAAAAGGGGAAGGTGGTGGCGTAAAAAGATTGGTTTTAGAGGCTCGGCTAGTGGTCAGACGTTCAACAACCCCTGCGTAA